In Candida orthopsilosis Co 90-125, chromosome 4 draft sequence, the genomic stretch TCTTGGCCTCCCTTGCGGCTAAAATACAtgtttttttcaaattgattagCTTAGCTTGAGTTGATTGTTGCATTAACCTACTGACTTTTGGTCCATCTTTTCTTGACATATCCTTCCAGATAGCAACATATGTAGTATCATATTGTCTCATAAAAGCTTTGTGTTCCTTTGAAGTCATACTAGATACCTGACTAGACTTTGGTTTGCCATCCTGTTCCACTTTCATTCTCTTGACATCACCTCCTGGCTGTGGTGTTGTCCTTTCTTcgatttcatcatcatctaaaTAGAAATCCTCCTCAAATTCTCCACCTTCGTCATCATAAGTCTTTCTTTTGGCCTTTGGACGACTGCTTCGCCTTACATTTATATCTATAATCTCTTGTGGGACAGCACTCTTTGGTTTAATAGGAACAGGGCCAGTAGAACCGGTTAAAGGCGCGGCAAACTTGGCACTGCTACCGCTGTTGTTGGCAAAGCCATTAGCTGCGTGTGGTTCATCTGTTGGCTTCTTCCTTCTCGATTTGTGCTCAACCTTGTGAATTTCTCTCGTAGAACCCCATTTATACTCTTTGCCTCTAGTGCTATTGTGATGCAATGGTTTGGAATAATCTATGAGAACCAACTCTTTATTCTTATTCGTATCGCTGATTTTATTGGCCCTTGATGAGATAtcttcagcaacaacacGATCAATATAATTGGCCGCAAATTGATGGGTATTTATCAAATAGTTGTTTAACTTggcttcatcaaattttaGGATTTTCAAGTCGTGACTCAACCTTTGGTACTTGTCCAActgattgatgatgttgacgTTGGATTCAAACTTTGACTTGTATTGCTGATCAATTTGAGGTGTGAAGTCAGTAAACTCCGCCAAAATGTTGGCTGGTGGTAGTATACTTGGCACTATTGAATCTTCTTTGGACAAAGTAGGTAATGGCTTATGGAGTGTCTGATCCAAGTGTTTGCCATTGCCGTTCTCTATTGAGTGCGAAGGCTGCACCGGTGCCATCTGTTGAAAAACTTGTGGGCGATGGTCAGGTGGGTTTACGATATGCTGATATGCTCCCACCGTACCGTTCCTGTTTACCTCGTGGACAGGACCATTGTTAAAAGTTGGTTGATGTTGTATCACTGGTGGATGTTTCTGTTTGACTGGTGTTGCAGTACTATCATTAGATAGCATAGACGAGATGTTCATATTGTAGCTTCTTTTTATTACTTACGCCTGTTGTTCCTTAGTCTATCTCTGATGTAGAGCTAGTATAAAGAGTAAAGTAAAGGAAGTTGAGTTGATTGATGgattaaatttttctttgttgctacaacttttgttgtttaagTTTCTTTACTTTCCTTTTCCCATTGAAAGACAAATGGGCGGATGTGTGTGTGTTCATTCTCTCTCTTGATCAACCAACAACTAAACCTTCAATACACAAacatacatacatatatTAATTTAGTTACAGtaagaaagagaaaaaaaattatgatttttggaatttttcTGCATACAAATTGGCTTGTATGCAGTATAGAATGTAATATTCTTATTGTATAATGATGAACATCGAGAATCGATCAAACATAAGCGATGAAAAATGATATAACAAGGATCAGTAAAGCTTCTACTACTTTATATATTGTTATGTGGAGTCATTTTCTCTCACTTTATTTATTAATTCGTTATTATTTACTTAACGTTTGCttttttgattccaaaaagccagaaaaagaaaaaatagaaaattttttttgtttgtccAAATTCCCTCACACGTTGAAAGCTGTGTTTCTTATTGGTAGAAAAGATATAGAACAAATTAATAGAACTAAGATTTTACTCGACAGAGTTGGGGAAGCTGAGTTTGTTAACTTGCGAAATCAATAGATGACCCTGTTTTCTTTATATACAAGAGTAAAAGCATGATAGCAGTGATTACAGAGCACACAATCCATTGCAAGTGGGTTAAAGGTTGGTAAAATCTGGTGATAAGATGATGATTCCGATTCATCTCTCTCGATATCTACTACTTGCCCACTTTCACCAAGTGTCGGCTGACTACAAATAGGTAATACACCATTTTCTTCTGTATTTGTAAGATTACCTGCTACATTGTGTAACTCTAATTCAATTAAAAGCCCAGTAACATATTGTGTGAGGGTGAGAAGAAAATCAGTCGCTTTTCTTTATGTGATCACGTGCTGCACTTTTCATGACGGCGgagaaaaattaaaacaagCCGGAATTAAGACGTGATCAACCCGTCAATTCCTTCAGCGCTGCTTTTGTCGTATACCATACAAATACATCAGCTATTACTATACAACAATGGGATTAGATCATCCAGCTTTCACTTTGTCCGGACTTTGTGCCGTTGGCGGTTTGATGGGTTACTTCCGTAAAGGTTCAGTACCATCTTTAGTTGCAGGTTTGGGAGTTTCGGCATTGTACGGAGTTTCGGGCTACTTGTTGAACCAAAACGCCAACTACGGGCTTGAATTGGCATTAGGTACTAGTTCTTTATTATTTGCTGCTGGTTTATCTAGGTCTGCTTCAACTGGCTTCAAGAAACCAATTCCGCTTGCATTGGTATTTTTGGGTGGGTTATCAACTGGatattatttgaaaaaatacGACGAGTTTTATCCTATTTTTGGATAATCTACAGTGGTAGTATCTGAAATGGGATAGGTGTGTAGACTCATGTATGTAAAAGGCCAGGGTCGACCTAGAATATGTATATACGATGTCAACTTTGAATATAAAACAGACAAAAGTCCACCTTTACCAACTCTCACACTACAATTTGCTTCCGCTAATACAATCCTTTTATTCTCTATAATACAGTTTTGGTTATAAATCGTTGTAATGACGTATCAAAATGTATGcattttcttgtttcaagTTACTCAAAGAACGGTAACCACCTTCCAATCTCATCAACAACCCTCCGAATGAAATGTATACAGACATCTTATCATTATCAGCATTCTCTTCAAACTTGTAAACTGTTCCATACATGACATAATCGTAATCATCAGCCAATGACCTTTCACCTTGTTTGGGTGGTCTCCATGAACCATTTGATGTGATCATTGAACTTTCATTTCCTAGCGTTGAAGCTAAAGTTATCGTTAAtgaatcattttcttttactGGGAATAGCTCACTATTTATATCCAATGTAATGGTGATATCTTTCGACGTCAATGAATGCCCCGTTATTCTGCACACTCTATTGTATCTACCTGGATCAGTGGAATCCACTGCAAACATATCTTCAAATAAAACTCCTGACATTGTAAGTCCACTATAGTTGTGTTGTGTGTTGATATATTGGTGTTTGCTTTCACAGCTGTATGGCACTGCTTTGATGAGgtgaaaaatcaatttcgatggttttgcttttgtggtcaaaaaaattgtggTCGTGTGCAAATCTACAATTTTATACTATTTGGTACATTTTGTAAACATAGCCATTAACAATTCCATTTATAGAATTCAAGGggagaaagaaagagataGATTAAATACTATTTTACATTAATACGTTGGAATAAGCAGTATGGGAGAAAAGGATTCTATTAACGTCAACATAAGTGGCAATGATGTTACTTGCAAAACTGTAAAGGCAAAGTACCTAAGGGTTGTGTTTGCAGCATTATTATTCTTTGGTATAGCGATGTATACGTGCTGCTCATTACCTCATCCAACCAACTTGACAAGAAATCCGTTGAATACAGAAACaaaccaattcaatcaagCCAATCCAGCCCAATATAGGAAACAGACTGATTTAGTGAATAGCATCACTGAGACAGTTGGTCAAGAAGGCTCTGCCGTCAAAAAGTTGCAAGATCAAACGATTGACACTGAAATTGAGAAGACCCAACAtcacaaaattgaaacccCTACAACAACAGTCGATTTTGACAAGAGGGAAGACTCCTCGTCATCTGACTCAGACTCTTCAGAAACTTCAAACCTGAAGAGCACTCCCATCTATGACAAACCATGGATGAGATTTATTTTTGCATTAGGGGGTATAATCGTTCTCAACATGATTGCCATATGTATTCATCATTTATATCTAATCGTCACAAGATCACAAAACAGGTACCGAGCTTTCGAGGAGGAAAAATCGCCGTTTTAACTTTTTGAATGTGCACGGATTTGAGTGTATGTCGGCCGTAACCGAGAATTTCGATGTATATTTCAATAAACGAGGTCCATGTGGAACTTCTTAAAGTGAAACAAAGCCGTAGATAATTGTAGTATAGCTTAGCCAATAAGAATTGTATAAAACTCTTTGTCAATATTCAAGCAATCTTGAAGATAAGAAATTAagacacaaaattgaaaaattaatttgACATCGGAGATTCCcataaacaaaagcaagATCTCTTTCTGGAATTACATTCACCGATCGAAATCACATCTACTTATATAAGTGATACCTCGCATAATCTTGCATGTTCGCTTAACCATTTTGCATTCATAACCCCCACTACATTCCGACATGACAGCAAAGTCAAAACTTCCGTCATTAACAACAAGGCTAATTCAAATAGCTTGCGCCATTCTTTGGTGTCTAGCAGCAGCTGGTCCCGTGTTTGGGTTTGCTGCATTGAAACCAATTTTGATATCCCAGCATATCTATGAATCAAAATGTGATGTGGACATAGAATCTACAGAAACCAAATGTGTTGATCAGGATTTatcattaaactttttattCACAATTGCTTGTATGATGACAAATATTAGTGCATTACCTGTTGGATCTATATTGGACATTTATGGACCAAAAATAACGGGAATTATTGGATCTTTCATAATAGCGCTAGGATCGTTGAGTTTAAAATTCGCAAATAATTTGACATTTCTTGATGGGTATTTGATTGGTTACACTTTGTTAGCCTTAGGGGGTCCATTTGTGTTCATTAGTTGTTTCCAACTTGCAAATAGCTTTCCCAAAAACTCGGGTCTAATTTTGGCATTATTAACAGGTGCATTTGACTCATCGTCGGCATTATTCTTGATTTATAGAATCTATTACTTCAGTGTTGGTGAGTTGTCGGTTAGTAGCTTCTTCACGGGGTATTTGATTGTACCAGCATTCATCTTCCTTTGCCAAGTGTTTATCATGCCAAGGGACTCTTACAAGACGGTTGGGACATTGGCAAAGATTGCTGAAACAGGTATTGATGAGACTGGAAGACCattggatgatgatttattaCTTCCCGAGGATCGCGAAAGTGCAATTACAGCAAGAGATGATCTTTATCAACCGACAATTACTGAAACAACTGCTCTTTTGATGAGAAGGCCGTCAGGTGTTAGCAGAAGAGCATCGACGTTATCAAGAGCTTCTTACAATTCGATAAAGTCCTCGTATGAACAAGAAGCCGATACAAAGTTGGTCTCATCTTCTGGTGGTGTGTTTGGAGTCTTGCATGGATACTCAATAtcacaacaattgaaatctcCTTGGTTTTCCCTAATGACATTCTTTACCACTATTCAAATGTTGCGTATAAACTTTTTCGTAGCAACAATCAAAGCTCAAGTGTTTTACTTGTATGGAGGTGATGAGGAGATTGCTACAACCGTGAACCACTTCTTTGACTTGGCTTTGCCATTGGGTGGAATATGTTCCATTCCTTTTATTGGTCTTATATTGGATAACTTGTCTACATTGACTGTATTGTATATTCTAACTGGAATGTCGTTATTCATCGGGGTAATGGGATTGCTATCTTGGATTCCAGGTACCTATGCCGGTATCATAgttcttgttgtttatcGTCCATTTTATTACACTGCAGTGTCAGATTTTTGTGCAAAGGTATTTGGGTATGACAATTTTGGAACTGTTTATGGAGCAATCATTGCAATCAGTGGGTTGTGTAACATCTTGCAACAAGTAATGGATAAGACCACCAAGGAATATTTCCATATGAACCCTTCACCAATTAACTTCCTTTTGGTTGCCTTGACATTCGTGTTTGGTGCAGGATTAATCGGTTTCGTCAAATCTCAAGAAAAGGATATAAAGAGGAGGAGTTTAGAAATGGAAGCTGAAGATGCATCGTATAGATCAATTCCAACATAGGTGTCTATATAAAAGGTATAATAAAAACAGATAAAAAGATTATTCTCTTCTGCGCTTTCTTGTCTTGACTGTATCCGGATCAAGGGCAGTGAGTGGTGGAAGACACAAAACTTGCTTGTTCGACTCTAATGAAGTTTCAGAAACCAAAGTTACCTGTATATCAGCAGCTTTAGTATCTCTCTCCAGAAACCAGCTTCCAGCTGGGggaaaatttgacaatatcTCTTTAACACTcttcatttctttttcttgtcacctttgttttccttttcaatttccctTCTTGTTCCTTTCAATAATTCCAAATGACCTACTCTACTAgcaatcaacttttcagtacttttcatcaattgaccTTGATGAACTTTAGTCAATTTCTGTGCTTCTTTTGCGGTTTGCTTTTTGggtttgatgattttagGAGCTGCTCTTTTGGGGTTTTGCTGTTTCTTTGTTATTCTTGCTGGGCCCTTGGACTTTAGTTTCAAGTTTCCCTGAGCcattttggtgttgatgatgtacTTGTTTATCAGAAAGAGATGAGATAAGAAAGTGCTTTTTTTTGTGTGCGTCTGGAGCGGGAGCAGGTGGTGATACATTACAAATTGGAGATGCATTAGATTTCAATGGCTTCAAGTGCGGTCTCCCTTAGGTTCAAACACTTGGCTGCTGTCTGATACTTTGAGATCATCGAAGACTTCAAGGCTTGTCTTCATCGATGCTACTAACGATGTTGTTATCctaatgaatttgttttgtgCAAACTCACTCATGTTCACCATCGCTCACTCCTTGTCTATCTGTCATTTGAATACTCAGTCAGCCAACTGCAAGCCCAAGAGAACACTATCACCGGCTATCAACTGGTCAATGTTCCGTGTAATTGATAGTGACTCACGAAAGCTGCAAATTGGTCACTGGCCATTATATGCAGAACGTGCTCGGCGTGACAAAATCGCATCTcatttaattttttcaCAAAATATATTCGGAATTGACTCTGCTTGATTTATATTTTAGTAGTCGGCTCCACTCACAACCTGCCTACTTTTGGCAACATAACACCGATAAGCTCAAGTCTCATACCTTCGAATTACAAAATACACAATGAGTTCGAACTTCCTAGTTTTACCAGGGCCAAAAGCGTTGTCTCCATTTAGAGTCaat encodes the following:
- a CDS encoding Rpb8 subunit of RNA polymerases I, II, and III, with the protein product MSGVLFEDMFAVDSTDPGRYNRVCRITGHSLTSKDITITLDINSELFPVKENDSLTITLASTLGNESSMITSNGSWRPPKQGERSLADDYDYVMYGTVYKFEENADNDKMSVYISFGGLLMRLEGGYRSLSNLKQENAYILIRHYNDL
- a CDS encoding membrane transporter; this encodes MTAKSKLPSLTTRLIQIACAILWCLAAAGPVFGFAALKPILISQHIYESKCDVDIESTETKCVDQDLSLNFLFTIACMMTNISALPVGSILDIYGPKITGIIGSFIIALGSLSLKFANNLTFLDGYLIGYTLLALGGPFVFISCFQLANSFPKNSGLILALLTGAFDSSSALFLIYRIYYFSVGELSVSSFFTGYLIVPAFIFLCQVFIMPRDSYKTVGTLAKIAETGIDETGRPLDDDLLLPEDRESAITARDDLYQPTITETTALLMRRPSGVSRRASTLSRASYNSIKSSYEQEADTKLVSSSGGVFGVLHGYSISQQLKSPWFSLMTFFTTIQMLRINFFVATIKAQVFYLYGGDEEIATTVNHFFDLALPLGGICSIPFIGLILDNLSTLTVLYILTGMSLFIGVMGLLSWIPGTYAGIIVLVVYRPFYYTAVSDFCAKVFGYDNFGTVYGAIIAISGLCNILQQVMDKTTKEYFHMNPSPINFLLVALTFVFGAGLIGFVKSQEKDIKRRSLEMEAEDASYRSIPT
- a CDS encoding nuclear protein — translated: MHLQFVMYHHSLPLQTHTKKSTFLSHLFSINKYIINTKMAQGNLKLKSKGPARITKKQQNPKRAAPKIIKPKKQTAKEAQKLTKVHQGQLMKSTEKLIASRVGHLELLKGTRREIEKENKGDKKKK